In Lutra lutra chromosome 13, mLutLut1.2, whole genome shotgun sequence, one genomic interval encodes:
- the TUBB4B gene encoding tubulin beta-4B chain translates to MREIVHLQAGQCGNQIGAKFWEVISDEHGIDPTGTYHGDSDLQLERINVYYNEATGGKYVPRAVLVDLEPGTMDSVRSGPFGQIFRPDNFVFGQSGAGNNWAKGHYTEGAELVDSVLDVVRKEAESCDCLQGFQLTHSLGGGTGSGMGTLLISKIREEYPDRIMNTFSVVPSPKVSDTVVEPYNATLSVHQLVENTDETYCIDNEALYDICFRTLKLTTPTYGDLNHLVSATMSGVTTCLRFPGQLNADLRKLAVNMVPFPRLHFFMPGFAPLTSRGSQQYRALTVPELTQQMFDAKNMMAACDPRHGRYLTVAAVFRGRMSMKEVDEQMLNVQNKNSSYFVEWIPNNVKTAVCDIPPRGLKMSATFIGNSTAIQELFKRISEQFTAMFRRKAFLHWYTGEGMDEMEFTEAESNMNDLVSEYQQYQDATAEEEGEFEEEAEEEVA, encoded by the exons atgaGGGAGATCGTGCACCTGCAGGCCGGCCAGTGCGGCAACCAGATCGGCGCCAAG TTCTGGGAGGTGATCAGCGACGAGCACGGCATCGATCCTACCGGCACTTACCATGGCGACAGCGACCTGCAGCTGGAGCGGATCAACGTGTACTACAACGAGGCCACCG GCGGCAAGTACGTGCCCCGCGCTGTGCTCGTGGACCTGGAGCCGGGCACCATGGACTCCGTGCGCTCGGGACCCTTCGGGCAAATCTTCAGGCCAGACAACTTCGTTTTCG GTCAGAGCGGTGCTGGGAACAACTGGGCCAAGGGGCACTACACGGAAGGCGCGGAGCTGGTCGACTCGGTGTTGGATGTTGTGAGGAAGGAAGCTGAGAGCTGTGACTGCCTGCAGGGCTTCCAGCTGACCCACTCCCTGGGTGGGGGGACTGGGTCTGGGATGGGTACCCTCCTCATCAGCAAGATCCGGGAGGAGTACCCAGACAGGATCATGAACACGTTCAGTGTGGTGCCCTCGCCCAAGGTGTCGGACACGGTGGTGGAGCCTTACAACGCCACCCTCTCGGTCCACCAACTTgtagaaaacacagatgaaacCTACTGCATTGATAACGAGGCCCTCTATGACATCTGCTTCCGCACCCTCAAACTGACCACACCCACCTATGGGGACCTCAACCACCTGGTGTCGGCCACCATGAGCGGCGTCACCACCTGCCTGCGCTTCCCGGGCCAGCTCAACGCCGACCTGCGCAAGCTGGCTGTGAACATGGTGCCCTTCCCCCGCCTGCACTTCTTCATGCCCGGCTTCGCGCCGCTCACCAGCCGTGGCAGCCAGCAGTACCGGGCCCTGACGGTGCCCGAGCTCACCCAGCAGATGTTCGACGCCAAGAACATGATGGCCGCCTGCGACCCCCGCCATGGCCGCTACCTGACCGTGGCCGCAGTATTTAGGGGCCGCATGTCCATGAAGGAGGTGGACGAGCAGATGCTGAACGTGCAGAACAAGAACAGCAGCTACTTCGTCGAGTGGATCCCCAACAACGTGAAGACGGCCGTGTGCGACATCCCGCCCCGGGGGCTCAAGATGTCAGCCACCTTCATCGGCAACAGCACGGCCATCCAGGAGCTGTTCAAGCGCATCTCCGAGCAGTTCACCGCCATGTTCCGGCGCAAGGCCTTCCTGCACTGGTACACGGGCGAGGGCATGGACGAGATGGAGTTCACCGAGGCCGAGAGCAACATGAACGACCTGGTGTCCGAGTACCAGCAGTACCAGGACGCCACGGCCGAAGAGGAGGGCGAGTTCGAGGAGGAGGCCGAGGAGGAGGTGGCCTAG
- the FAM166A gene encoding protein FAM166A isoform X1 produces the protein MAATQKHNLFTPEPHYIPGYAGFYPQLRYQVGNTYGRTTAQLLTDPSVQKSPCSVLSPISKPKFIEDFSKPKPPWIPCRDLTEPYVPHYTGLKPYKNFEILGRFPPQEGNAQKGPQGVESISRQVLLPAGFMPYAPYPPCPPGRKGGSRDFGHPGLRLAYGEEAWKSTTPVHEAPGRDQLHHCRRDEYPPPAQQQETLDVGRFYRLPQLDHPNLIQRKAISGYAGFVPRFAWVMGVNYRDGVAQAMEEFSKNQFLFRNPICALGERLPQTHRPGHTIYSSQGLVPFYMGFVPSTQDNYALTFGNSTRKAYRKELERRHQTL, from the exons ATGGCAGCTACTCAGAAACACAACCTCTTCACGCCAGAACCTCACTACATTCCTGG cTACGCGGGGTTCTATCCGCAGCTGCGCTATCAGGTGGGGAACACCTACGGGCGCACCACAGCACAGCTGCTCACAGACCCCAGCGTGCAGAAGAGCCCCTGCTCCGTGCTGTCCCCCATATCCAAGCCCAAGTTCATCGAGGACTTCAGCAAGCCCAAGCCACCTTGGATACCCTGCCGGGACCTGACTGAGCCCTATGTCCCCCATTACACCG GTCTGAAGCCCTACAAGAACTTTGAGATCCTGGGCCGGTTCCCACCCCAGGAGGGGAACGCCCAGAAGGGGCCGCAGGGGGTAGAGAGCATATCCAGGCAGGTCCTGCTGCCTGCGGGCTTCATGCCCTATGCCCCCTACCCCCCATGCCCGCCAGGCAGGAAGGGGGGCTCCAGAGACTTTGGACACCCAGGCCTGCGGCTGGCATATGGAGAGGAGGCCTGGAAGAGCACCACCCCCGTCCACGAGGCCCCTGGGCGGGACCAG CTGCACCACTGCAGGAGGGATGAATACCCACCCCCGGCTCAGCAGCAGGAGACCCTAGACGTGGGCAGGTTCTACAGGCTGCCGCAGCTTGACCACCCCAACCTGATCCAACGCAAAGCCATCTCAG GTTATGCTGGCTTTGTCCCCCGGTTTGCCTGGGTGATGGGGGTGAACTACCGTGACGGTGTCGCACAGGCCATGGAGGAGTTCAGCAAGAACCAG TTCCTGTTCAGAAACCCCATCTGTGCTCTGGGGGAGCGGCTGCCCCAAACACACCGGCCTGGCCACACCATCTACAGCAGCCAGGGCCTGGTCCCCTTCTACATGGGCTTCGTACCAT CGACGCAGGACAACTACGCGCTGACGTTCGGCAATAGCACCCGCAAGGCCTATCGGAAGGAACTGGAGAGGCGACACCAGACACTATGA
- the FAM166A gene encoding protein FAM166A isoform X2: MAATQKHNLFTPEPHYIPGYAGFYPQLRYQVGNTYGRTTAQLLTDPSVQKSPCSVLSPISKPKFIEDFSKPKPPWIPCRDLTEPYVPHYTGLKPYKNFEILGRFPPQEGNAQKGPQGVESISRQVLLPAGFMPYAPYPPCPPGRKGGSRDFGHPGLRLAYGEEAWKSTTPVHEAPGRDQLHHCRRDEYPPPAQQQETLDVGRFYRLPQLDHPNLIQRKAISGYAGFVPRFAWVMGVNYRDGVAQAMEEFSKNQRRRTTTR; encoded by the exons ATGGCAGCTACTCAGAAACACAACCTCTTCACGCCAGAACCTCACTACATTCCTGG cTACGCGGGGTTCTATCCGCAGCTGCGCTATCAGGTGGGGAACACCTACGGGCGCACCACAGCACAGCTGCTCACAGACCCCAGCGTGCAGAAGAGCCCCTGCTCCGTGCTGTCCCCCATATCCAAGCCCAAGTTCATCGAGGACTTCAGCAAGCCCAAGCCACCTTGGATACCCTGCCGGGACCTGACTGAGCCCTATGTCCCCCATTACACCG GTCTGAAGCCCTACAAGAACTTTGAGATCCTGGGCCGGTTCCCACCCCAGGAGGGGAACGCCCAGAAGGGGCCGCAGGGGGTAGAGAGCATATCCAGGCAGGTCCTGCTGCCTGCGGGCTTCATGCCCTATGCCCCCTACCCCCCATGCCCGCCAGGCAGGAAGGGGGGCTCCAGAGACTTTGGACACCCAGGCCTGCGGCTGGCATATGGAGAGGAGGCCTGGAAGAGCACCACCCCCGTCCACGAGGCCCCTGGGCGGGACCAG CTGCACCACTGCAGGAGGGATGAATACCCACCCCCGGCTCAGCAGCAGGAGACCCTAGACGTGGGCAGGTTCTACAGGCTGCCGCAGCTTGACCACCCCAACCTGATCCAACGCAAAGCCATCTCAG GTTATGCTGGCTTTGTCCCCCGGTTTGCCTGGGTGATGGGGGTGAACTACCGTGACGGTGTCGCACAGGCCATGGAGGAGTTCAGCAAGAACCAG CGACGCAGGACAACTACGCGCTGA
- the STPG3 gene encoding protein STPG3 yields MNFDQKAVKFLANFYISGGQHWTHGSLRQRPLVPARPKASVFLWGPQSGAAGEMWPPRVQELQAGLRMEPGFLQERPPICAQNRRELWLERRPPIVTDLQIPGPAKYPVPDASVRESSPHPHFSIGRRLRTHEGGGRRAWQTLWFQSESPFTQKADFSQEQKWPSPADYQPLSSLAFPAFSFGGRRPSSKTVETPARPGLPRAGGAGHRPQPQLQGPPQAPQGEKLPGPNTYDIFPGCRLQNPRPPAFSMSRSPAFASWLCSPRSSGPAAHHVEGCSKSRFPAAPGVVIQGVRRPKRHDTGPFCTL; encoded by the exons ATGAATTTTGACCAGAAAGCTGTGAAATTCCTGGCGAATTTTTACATCAGCGGAGGCCAGCACTGGACTCATGGTTCCCTGAGGCAGAGGCCACTCGTGCCAGCCCG GCCCAAGGCTAGTGTGTTCTTGTGGGGCCCCCAGTCAGGGGCCGCCGGGGAGATGTGGCCCCCGAGAGTGCAGGAGCTCCAGGCTGGCCTCAGGATGGAACCGGGCTTCCTCCAGGAGCGCCCGCCTATCTGCGCCCAGAACCGGAGGGAGCTGT GGCTGGAACGACGCCCACCCATCGTGACCGACCTGCAGATCCCCGGCCCCGCCAAGTACCCGGTGCCGGACGCTTCCGTGCGCGAGTCCTCCCCGCATCCCCACTTCAGCATCGGCCGCAGGCTCCGCACCCACG AGGGCGGTGGCCGCAGGGCGTGGCAGACCTTGTGGTTCCAGAGCGAAAGCCCCTTCACGCAGAAGGCCGACTTTAGCCAAGAGCAGAAG TGGCCGTCGCCAGCGGACTACCAGCCACTCAGCTCGCTTGCCTTCCCGGCCTTCAGCTTTGGGGGCCGCCGCCCCTCTTCCAAGACAGTTGAGACCCCCGCCCGCCCGGGGCTGCCGCGGGCCGGGGGTGCGGGTCACCGTCCCCAGCCCCAGCTTCAGGGCCCTCCACAGGCCCCGCAGGGCGAGAAGCTTCCCGGCCCCAACACCTACGACATCTTTCCTGGGTGCCGCCTGCAGAACCCGCGCCCCCCCGCCTTCTCTATGAGCCGCTCCCCTGCGTTCGCCTCCTGGCTCTGTTCCC CCCGCAGTTCCGGCCCAGCTGCCCACCACGTGGAGGGTTGCTCTAAGTCGCGCTTTCCCGCGGCGCCGGGAGTGGTGATCCAGGGTGTCCGAAGACCCAAGCGCCATGACACGGGACCCTTCTGCACACTGTAA
- the NELFB gene encoding negative elongation factor B translates to MGGGPRRRGRGARPRRALAPRNLCAPAAAFPGERLAGGRGLAGRKWAAAAPAEPCCRRDLAELEGSGERSAGGPRGPSERTPGGPAAGAAAPGERGGDGAPGRAGAAASAMFAGLQDLGVANGEDLKETLTNCTEPLKAIEQFQTENGVLLPSLQSALPFLDLHGTPRLEFHQSVFDELRDKLLERVSAIASEGKAEERYKKLEDLLEKSFSLVKMPSLQPVVMCVMKHLPKVPEKKLKLVMADKELYRACAVEVKRQIWQDNQALFGDEVSPLLKQYILEKESALFSTELSVLHNFFSPSPKTRRQGEVVQKLTQMVGKNVKLYDMVLQFLRTLFLRTRNVHYCTLRAELLMSLHELDVGDICSVDPCHKFTWCLDACIRERFVDSKRARELQGFLDGVKKGQEQVLGDLSMILCDPFAINTLSLSTVRHLQELVGQETLPRDSPDLLLLLRLLALGQGAWDMIDSQVFKEPKMEVELVTRFLPMLMSFVVDDHTFNVDQKLPAEEKAPVSYPNTLPESFTKFLQEQRMACEVGLYYVLHVTKQRNKNALLRLLPGLVETFGDLAFGDIFLHLLTGNLALLADEFALEDFCRSLFDGFLLTASPRKESVQRHVLRLLLHLHHRVAPSTLDALRKALEPTGQSGEAVKELYSQLGERLEQLEHRKPSPAQATETQALELPLPAVSAPAGLGGFPGAAQDRAGPLAGL, encoded by the exons ATGGGCGGCGGGCCGCGGCGCAGGGGGCGGGGCGCTCGTCCTCGGCGCGCGCTCGCTCCCAGGAATCTCTGCGCGCCGGCGGCGGCGTTTCCGGGGGAGCGTTTGGCCGGCGGACGCGGCCTCGCAGGACGGAAGTGGGCGGCCGCGGCCCCGGCGGAGCCGTGCTGCCGGCGGGACCTGGCGGAGCTGGAGGGCTCCGGGGAGCGGAGCGCGGGCGGCCCCCGAGGCCCGAGCGAGCGGACGCCGGGGGGGCCTGCGGCGGGCGCGGCGGCGCCGGGGGAGCGCGGCGGGGATGGGGCGCCGGGCCGCGCGGGGGCCGCGGCCTCGGCCATGTTCGCGGGGCTGCAGGACCTGGGCGTGGCCAACGGCGAGGACCTGAAGGAGACGCTGACCAACTGCACGGAGCCGCTCAAGGCCATCGAGCAGTTCCAG ACAGAGAATGGCGTGCTGCTGCCCTCCCTGCAGTCCGCCCTGCCGTTCCTCGACCTGCACGGGACGCCGCGGCTGGAATTCCACCAGTCGGTGTTCGACGAGCTGCGGGACAAGCTGCTGGAGCGCGTGTCGGCCATCGCCTCGGAGGGCAAGGccgaggagag GTACAAGAAACTGGAGGATCTCCTGGAAAAGAGCTTTTCCCTGGTGAAGATGCCGTCCCTGCAGCCGGTGGTGATGTGCGTCATGAAACACCTGCCCAAG GTTCCGGAGAAGAAGCTGAAGCTGGTGATGGCTGACAAGGAGCTGTACCGGGCCTGTGCGGTGGAGGTGAAGCGGCAGATCTGGCAGGACAACCAGGCCCTGTTCGGGGACGAAGTATCCCCACTGCTGAAGCAGTACATCCTGGAGAAGGAAAGCGCGCTTTTTAGCACGGAGCTCTCCGTCCTGCACAACTTCTTCAGCCCTTCCCCAAAGACAAGGCGCCAGGGCGAG gtggTGCAGAAGCTGACGCAGATGGTGGGGAAGAACGTGAAGCTGTACGACATGGTGTTGCAGTTCCTGCGGACGCTGTTCCTGCGGACGCGCAACGTGCACTACTGTACCCTGCGGGCCGAGCTGCTCATGTCCCTGCATGAGCTGGACGTCGGGGACATCTGCTCCGTGGACCCCTGCCACAAG TTTACTTGGTGCCTGGACGCCTGCATCCGTGAGCGCTTCGTGGACAGCAAGAGGGCCCGGGAGCTTCAGGGGTTTCTGGATGGAGTGAAAAAGGGGCAGGAGCAAGTCCTGGG GGACCTGTCCATGATCCTGTGTGACCCCTTTGCCATCAACACGCTGTCGCTGAGCACCGTCCGCCACCTGCAGGAGCTGGTTGGCCAGGAGACGCTGCCCAGG GACAGCCCAGAtctcctgctgctgctcaggCTGCTGGCCCTGGGCCAGGGGGCGTGGGACATGATCGACAGCCAGGTCTTCAAGGAGCCCAAGATG GAGGTGGAGCTCGTCACCAGGTTTCTGCCCATGCTCATGTCCTTCGTGGTGGACGACCATACCTTCAACGTGGATCAGAAGCTCCCGGCCGAGGAGAAAGCCCCAGTCTCGTACCCAAACACGCTTCCGGAGAGTTTCACGAA GTTCCTGCAGGAGCAGCGCATGGCCTGTGAGGTGGGACTGTACTACGTGCTGCACGTCACCAAGCAGAGGAACAAGAACGCGCTGCTCCGCCTGCTGCCAGGGCTCG TGGAGACCTTTGGTGACCTGGCCTTTGGTGACATCTTCCTGCACCTGCTCACGGGGAACCTGGCGCTACTGGCGGACGAGTTCGCCCTGGAGGACTTCTGCAGGAGCCTCTTTGACGGCTTCCTCCTCACAGCctcgcccag gaaggaGAGCGTGCAGCGGCACGTGCTGCGGCTCCTCCTCCACCTGCACCACCGGGTGGCGCCGTCCACGCTGGACGCCTTGCGCAAGGCGCTGGAGCCCACAGGCCAG AGCGGAGAGGCGGTGAAGGAGCTTTACTCTcagctgggggagaggctggagcAGCTGGAGCACCGGAAGCCCAGCCCGGCCCAGGCCACGGAGACACAGGCGCTGGAGCTGCCCCTCCCGGCTGTGTCCGCTCCCGCTGGGCTGGGAGGCTTCCCGGGGGCCGCTCAGGACCGGGCCGGGCCCCTGGCGGGTCTGTGA
- the TOR4A gene encoding torsin-4A — protein sequence MDGGQVSLEPAAAGPSIPGPSVIAPLRAVVRLRRRVCLLRKRRLLPPGAGPASGAGAARAGCSSGAPRADWDRPQFFTFDGPAELRSRTPRKRRRRSRVVLYPEPSRKCRPHAERRSRAQRCLVLLVAVVGFQVLNAIENLDDNAQRYDLDGLEKALQRAVFGQPAAVGRIVALLRDYLATHVHSRPLLLALHGPSGVGKSHVGRLLARHFRAVLEDGALVLQYHARHHCPEPRAAQACREQLAGLVADVVARAEVEEKTPLVVLDEAELMPRELLDELRSLLQPQRAHHFHNAVYVLLSSAGGADITRFVLRNASSTRPRRPDGDPDGAATLRAEEELRAALRALLVREHPLWQAAAIVPFLLLDKQDVVSCFREEMAAEGFFPEQARAELLAAQLSYYRVAGREFAVTGCKQVVAKVNLL from the coding sequence ATGGACGGCGGCCAGGTCAGTCTGGAGCCCGCGGCCGCGGGCCCCAGCATCCCCGGCCCGAGCGTGATCGCGCCGCTGCGCGCCGTGGTCCGCCTGCGTCGCCGCGTGTGCCTCCTGCGCAAGCGGCGCCTCCTGCCGCCGGGCGCGGGGCCGGCCTCCGGGGCTGGAGCGGCCAGAGCCGGCTGCAGCTCGGGGGCGCCGCGCGCCGACTGGGACCGGCCGCAGTTCTTCACCTTCGACGGCCCGGCGGAGCTGCGCTCCAGGACGCCGCGCAAGAGGCGCCGGCGCAGCCGCGTGGTGCTCTACCCGGAGCCCTCGCGCAAGTGCCGGCCTCACGCCGAGCGCCGGAGCCGCGCGCAGCGCTGCCTGGTGTTACTGGTGGCCGTCGTGGGCTTCCAGGTGCTCAACGCCATCGAGAACCTGGATGATAACGCGCAGCGCTACGACCTCGACGGGCTGGAGAAGGCGCTGCAACGCGCCGTGTTCGGGCAGCCGGCCGCCGTGGGGCGCATCGTGGCGCTGCTGCGGGACTACCTGGCCACGCACGTACACAGCCGCCCGCTGCTTCTGGCGCTGCACGGGCCCAGCGGCGTGGGCAAGAGCCACGTGGGCCGCCTGCTGGCGCGCCACTTCCGCGCGGTCCTCGAGGACGGCGCGCTGGTGCTGCAGTACCACGCGCGGCACCACTGCCCCGAGCCGCGGGCGGCGCAGGCCTGCCGCGAGCAGCTGGCCGGGCTGGTGGCCGACGTGGTGGCGCGGGCCGAGGTGGAGGAGAAGACCCCGCTCGTGGTGCTGGACGAGGCCGAGCTGATGCCGCGGGAGCTGCTGGACGAGCTGCGGAGCCTCCTGCAGCCGCAGCGGGCCCACCACTTCCACAACGCGGTTTACGTGCTCCTCAGCAGCGCGGGCGGCGCGGACATCACGCGCTTCGTGCTGCGCAACGCGTCCAGCACGCGGCCCCGGCGCCCCGACGGGGATCCGGACGGGGCGGCCACGCTGCGCGCCGAGGAGGAGCTTCGCGCTGCCCTTCGGGCGCTCCTGGTCCGCGAGCACCCGCTGTGGCAGGCCGCGGCCATCGTGCCCTTCCTGCTGCTGGACAAGCAGGATGTGGTCAGCTGCTTCCGCGAGGAGATGGCCGCGGAGGGCTTCTTCCCGGAGCAGGCCCGCGCCGAGCTCCTGGCGGCGCAGCTCAGCTACTACCGCGTCGCTGGCCGGGAGTTCGCCGTCACCGGCTGCAAGCAGGTGGTGGCCAAGGTCAATCTTTTGTAG